The Neoarius graeffei isolate fNeoGra1 chromosome 7, fNeoGra1.pri, whole genome shotgun sequence genome includes a region encoding these proteins:
- the mgme1 gene encoding mitochondrial genome maintenance exonuclease 1, protein MRVYRSWLRPFSVSAALSGRFSCFPGLRARKKSSRYSDVDSEYYSSLLKAVTCPRSRTPESIENEDQWLYGPVVKSKARVCRTLRNPWPLLNDAKRVLDGENVEGSMTRISLQRDAEHASIPSVTRILQKTMSAQKAFYLERWKKRKIAELGEEGFKEYSNNLFTQGRLLHVALEGILSGEQTLNENETVSGYLQSISHGLEDVTGVKAIESVVQHQPLQYLGVVDCVAMYKNSLCVIEWKTSEKPKPFLYNTYDNPLQVAAYIGALNSDKNYNYQVDSGLIVVAYKDGSPAHYHFLKADQVVQYWDEWLFRLEEYMEKNE, encoded by the exons ATGCGTGTTTACAGGTCGTGGCTGCGGCCGTTCAGTGTGAGCGCTGCGCTCTCGGGACGCTTCTCCTGCTTCCCCGGTTTGCGCGCGCGCAAGAAGAGCAGCCGGTACAGCGATGTGGACTCTGAGTACTACTCCTCACTGCTGAAGGCGGTCACGTGTCCGAGATCGCGGACTCCAGAAAGTATTGAAAACGAAGACCAGTGGCTTTACGGCCCTGTCGTAAAATCCAAAGCCCGCGTGTGCAGAACGCTGAGAAACCCGTGGCCTCTGTTAAACGACGCCAAACGTGTCCTTGATGGAGAGAACGTGGAGGGAAGCATGACTCGGATAAGCTTACAGAGAGATGCAGAGCACGCCTCTATACCAAGTGTAACAAGAATACTCCAAAAGACAATGTCAGCCCAGAAAGCGTTTTATTTGGAGAGATGGAAGAAAAGGAAGATTGCAGAGCTTGGAGAGGAAGGCTTCAAAGAATACAGCAACA atctttTCACACAGGGGAGACTATTGCATGTCGCTCTTGAAGGAATTTTAAGTGGAGAACAAACCTTAAATGAAAATGAAACCGTGTCTGGGTATTTGCAAAGTATCAGTCACGGGTTGGAAGATGTTACAGGAGTGAAAGCCATTGAGAGTGTTGTGCAACATCAGCCTCTGCAGTACCTGGGCGTTGTGGATTGTGTTGCCATGTACAA GAATTCACTGTGTGTCATAGAGTGGAAGACATCAGAAAAGCCAAAACCTTTCCTTTACAACACGTATGACAACCCCTTGCAGGTGGCTGCCTACATTGGAGCCTTAAACAGTGACAAAAACTACAACTACCAG GTGGACAGTGGATTGATTGTGGTTGCCTACAAAGATGGCTCACCAGCCCACTATCACTTCCTGAAAGCGGACCAAGTGGTGCAGTATTGGGATGAATGGCTTTTCAGACTGGAAGAATACATGGAGAAAAATGAGTGA